Proteins encoded together in one Telopea speciosissima isolate NSW1024214 ecotype Mountain lineage chromosome 4, Tspe_v1, whole genome shotgun sequence window:
- the LOC122657910 gene encoding small nuclear ribonucleoprotein SmD3b-like translates to MSRSLGIPVKLLHEAAGHVVTVELKSGELYRGGMIECEDNWNCQLENITFTAKDGKVSQLEHVFIRGSKVRFMVIPDMLKNAPMFRRLDARIKGKGSALGVGRGRAVAMRARAQAAGRGAPPGRGVAPPVRR, encoded by the exons ATGAGCCGGAGCTTAGGTATACCAGTAAAGCTACTGCACGAAGCTGCAGGCCATGTAGTGACGGTGGAGTTGAAGAGCGGAGAACTCTACAGAGGGGGTATGATTGAATGCGAAGATAACTGGAATTGCCAGCTCGAAAATATTACCTTCACCGCCAAG GATGGGAAGGTGTCACAACTTGAGCATGTTTTCATCCGAGGTAGCAAAGTCAg GTTTATGGTCATACCTGACATGCTGAAGAATGCTCCGATGTTCAGGCGGCTTGATGCTAGGATCAAG GGGAAGGGCTCAGCTCTTGGAGTTGGTCGTGGCCGTGCTGTTGCAATGCGGGCTAGG GCTCAGGCTGCTGGGCGTGGTGCTCCTCCCGGTAGAGGTGTTGCGCCACCTGTACGGAGATAA
- the LOC122657900 gene encoding 1,4-alpha-glucan-branching enzyme 1, chloroplastic/amyloplastic-like isoform X2 has protein sequence MYSSAVILHRSVIGPSLHTRKSFEKSEHNSAISSLLTDERSATLNVEEDIGILSLDQGMEPYKDHLRFRTGRYVEQKELIGKYEGSLEEFAQGYLKFGFNREEDCIVYREWAPAAQEAQVIGDFNGWDGSNHRMEKDQFGVWTIKISDSGGNPAIPHNSKVKFRFKHGNGVWVDRIPAWIKYATVDPTRFAAPYDGVYWDPPPSQRYEFKHPRPLKPEAPRIYEAHVGMSSSELRVNSYREFADDVLPRIRSNNYNTVQLMAIKEHSYYGSFGYHVTNFFAVSSRSGTPEDLKYLIDKAHSLGLRVLMDVVHSHASNNVTDGLNGYDVGQSSQESYFHAGDRGYHKLWDSRLFNYANWEVLRFLLSNLRWWLEEFQFDGFRFDGVTSMLYHHHGINMAFSGNYKEYFSEATDVDAVVYLMLANCLIHNILPDATVIAEDVSGMPGLGQPVSEGGIGFDYRLAMAIPDKWIDYLKNKKDEGWSMKEISLTLTNRRYTEKCISYAESHDQAIVGDKTIAFLLMDKEMYTGMSCLMEASPVIERGIALHKMIHFITMALGGDGYLNFMGNEFGHPDWIDFPREGNGWSYEKCRRQWSLVDTDHLRFKFMNEFHRAMNLLDDKFSFLASTKQIVSSTDEEDKVIVFERGDLVFVFNFHPENTYDGYKVGCDLPGKYRVALDSDASEFGGRGRVGHDVDHFTSPEGAPGVPETNFNNRPNSFKVLSPPRTCVVYYRVEENLEDGDTEELANGNKIVAADVALQEGAEEADAAIQEHIEESTLIDDIGSDKTGDVEVEMGDVSSDD, from the exons ATGTACAGTTCTGCTGTTATTCTTCACAGATCTGTCATTGGGCCTTCATTGCATACCCGGAAGAGCTTCGAAAAG TCTGAGCACAATTCTGCAATATCATCCCTTTTAACTGATGAGCGCTCAGCAACGTTGAatgttgaagaagatattggtaTCTTGAGCTTGGATCAAGGCATGGAGCCATATAAAGATCACTTGAGATTTAGAACAGGGAGGTATGTGGAGCAGAAGGAGCTCATTGGGAAATATGAAGGAAGTCTTGAAGAATTTGCTCAAG GTTATCTGAAGTTTGGATTTAACAGAGAAGAAGATTGCATTGTGTACCGTGAGTGGGCTCCTGCAGCACA GGAAGCACAAGTTATTGGGGACTTCAATGGATGGGATGGTTCCAACCACAGAATGGAGAAGGACCAGTTTGGTGTTTGGACTATCAAGATTTCTGATTCTGGTGGAAATCCAGCCATTCCACACAATTCTAAGGTCAAGTTCCGTTTCAAGCATGGGAATGGAGTTTGGGTTGATCGAATTCCTGCATGGATAAAATATGCCACTGTAGACCCCACCAGATTTGCAGCACCATATGATGGAGTGTACTGGGACCCCCCACCTTCACAAAG GTATGAATTCAAACATCCTCGTCCCCTAAAGCCCGAGGCCCCGCGTATATATGAGGCTCATGTTGGAATGAGTAGCTCAGAACTCCGCGTAAATTCATATAGAGAATTTGCTGATGATGTGTTGCCCCGTATACGGTCAAATAACTATAACACTGTCCAGTTGATGGCTATTAAGGAACATTCCTACTATGGATCCTTCGGTTATCATGTTACAAACTTTTTTGCTGTTAGCAGTAGATCTGGGACCCCTGAGGACCTCAAATATCTCATTGACAAAGCTCACAGCTTAGGTTTGCGGGTTCTGATGGATGTTGTTCACAGCCATGCAAGTAACAATGTGACTGATGGTCTTAATGGCTATGATGTCGGCCAAAGCTCACAAGAGTCCTACTTTCACGCTGGTGATCGAGGGTACCACAAGCTATGGGATAGCCGATTATTTAATTATGCTAACTGGGAAGTTCTTCGCTTTCTTCTTTCCAACTTGAGATGGTGGCTTGAGGAGTTCCAGTTTGATGGGTTTCGATTTGATGGCGTCACATCAATGTTGTATCATCACCATGGAATCAATATGGCATTTTCCGGGAATTATAAGGAGTATTTCAGTGAAGCGACTGATGTTGATGCTGTTGTTTATTTGATGCTGGCCAATTGTCTGATTCACAACATATTGCCAGATGCAACTGTGATTGCTGAAGATGTCTCAGGTATGCCAGGTTTGGGTCAACCTGTGTCTGAGGGGGGAATCGGTTTTGATTACCGTCTGGCAATGGCCATCCCTGACAAGTGGATTGATTActtgaagaacaagaaggatGAGGGGTGGTCAATGAAAGAAATATCATTGACCTTGACAAACAGGAGATACACGGAAAAATGCATATCATATGCTGAGAGTCATGATCAG GCCATTGTGGGTGACAAGACCATTGCATTTCTTTTAATGGATAAAGAAATGTATACTGGCATGTCTTGTTTGATGGAAGCTTCTCCTGTTATTGAGCGAGGGATTGCCCTTCACAAG ATGATTCATTTTATAACGATGGCATTAGGAGGCGATGGTTATCTAAACTTTATGGGCAATGAG TTTGGTCATCCTGACTGGATTGACTTCCCAAGAGAAGGCAATGGTTGGAGTTATGAAAAATGCAGACGACAGTGGAGCTTGGTGGATACAGATCACTTGAGATTCAAG TTCATGAATGAATTTCATAGAGCTATGAATTTGCTTGATGATAAATTTTCATTCCTTGCATCGACAAAACAGATTGTGAGCAGCACTGATGAAGAAGACAAG GTTATTGTGTTTGAGCGTGGAGATCTAGTTTTTGTGTTCAATTTTCATCCAGAGAATACATATGATGG GTATAAAGTTGGGTGCGATTTGCCAGGAAAGTATAGAGTAGCCTTGGACAGTGATGCTTCAGAATTCGGTGGACGGGGAAGA GTGGGTCATGATGTAGACCATTTCACATCCCCAGAAGGAGCACCGGGGGTGCCAGAAACAAATTTCAACAATCGTCCAAACTCCTTCAAGGTGTTGTCACCACCCCGCACTTGTGTG gtttaTTATAGGGTTGAGGAAAATCTAGAAGATGGTGATACTGAGGAGCTGGCTAATGGAAATAAAATAGTGGCAGCAGATGTGGCTTTGCAGGAGGGTGCCGAAGAAGCAGATGCGGCGATACAGGAGCATATTGAAGAATCAACCTTAATTGATGATATTGGCTCAGATAAAACTGGGGATGTTGAAGTTGAGATGGGGGATGTGTCATCAGATGACTGA
- the LOC122657900 gene encoding 1,4-alpha-glucan-branching enzyme 1, chloroplastic/amyloplastic-like isoform X1 — MYSSAVILHRSVIGPSLHTRKSFEKASRDYLDLIKPQSTSVIRGCSKLHGQCYFLSKRRLSINGKSEHNSAISSLLTDERSATLNVEEDIGILSLDQGMEPYKDHLRFRTGRYVEQKELIGKYEGSLEEFAQGYLKFGFNREEDCIVYREWAPAAQEAQVIGDFNGWDGSNHRMEKDQFGVWTIKISDSGGNPAIPHNSKVKFRFKHGNGVWVDRIPAWIKYATVDPTRFAAPYDGVYWDPPPSQRYEFKHPRPLKPEAPRIYEAHVGMSSSELRVNSYREFADDVLPRIRSNNYNTVQLMAIKEHSYYGSFGYHVTNFFAVSSRSGTPEDLKYLIDKAHSLGLRVLMDVVHSHASNNVTDGLNGYDVGQSSQESYFHAGDRGYHKLWDSRLFNYANWEVLRFLLSNLRWWLEEFQFDGFRFDGVTSMLYHHHGINMAFSGNYKEYFSEATDVDAVVYLMLANCLIHNILPDATVIAEDVSGMPGLGQPVSEGGIGFDYRLAMAIPDKWIDYLKNKKDEGWSMKEISLTLTNRRYTEKCISYAESHDQAIVGDKTIAFLLMDKEMYTGMSCLMEASPVIERGIALHKMIHFITMALGGDGYLNFMGNEFGHPDWIDFPREGNGWSYEKCRRQWSLVDTDHLRFKFMNEFHRAMNLLDDKFSFLASTKQIVSSTDEEDKVIVFERGDLVFVFNFHPENTYDGYKVGCDLPGKYRVALDSDASEFGGRGRVGHDVDHFTSPEGAPGVPETNFNNRPNSFKVLSPPRTCVVYYRVEENLEDGDTEELANGNKIVAADVALQEGAEEADAAIQEHIEESTLIDDIGSDKTGDVEVEMGDVSSDD; from the exons ATGTACAGTTCTGCTGTTATTCTTCACAGATCTGTCATTGGGCCTTCATTGCATACCCGGAAGAGCTTCGAAAAG GCCTCAAGAGACTACTTGGACCTAATCAAACCACAATCAACTTCGGTTATTCGTGGGTGCAGCAAATTACATGGGCAGTGCTATTTCCTTTCTAAACGGAGGCTTTCAATAAATGGGAAG TCTGAGCACAATTCTGCAATATCATCCCTTTTAACTGATGAGCGCTCAGCAACGTTGAatgttgaagaagatattggtaTCTTGAGCTTGGATCAAGGCATGGAGCCATATAAAGATCACTTGAGATTTAGAACAGGGAGGTATGTGGAGCAGAAGGAGCTCATTGGGAAATATGAAGGAAGTCTTGAAGAATTTGCTCAAG GTTATCTGAAGTTTGGATTTAACAGAGAAGAAGATTGCATTGTGTACCGTGAGTGGGCTCCTGCAGCACA GGAAGCACAAGTTATTGGGGACTTCAATGGATGGGATGGTTCCAACCACAGAATGGAGAAGGACCAGTTTGGTGTTTGGACTATCAAGATTTCTGATTCTGGTGGAAATCCAGCCATTCCACACAATTCTAAGGTCAAGTTCCGTTTCAAGCATGGGAATGGAGTTTGGGTTGATCGAATTCCTGCATGGATAAAATATGCCACTGTAGACCCCACCAGATTTGCAGCACCATATGATGGAGTGTACTGGGACCCCCCACCTTCACAAAG GTATGAATTCAAACATCCTCGTCCCCTAAAGCCCGAGGCCCCGCGTATATATGAGGCTCATGTTGGAATGAGTAGCTCAGAACTCCGCGTAAATTCATATAGAGAATTTGCTGATGATGTGTTGCCCCGTATACGGTCAAATAACTATAACACTGTCCAGTTGATGGCTATTAAGGAACATTCCTACTATGGATCCTTCGGTTATCATGTTACAAACTTTTTTGCTGTTAGCAGTAGATCTGGGACCCCTGAGGACCTCAAATATCTCATTGACAAAGCTCACAGCTTAGGTTTGCGGGTTCTGATGGATGTTGTTCACAGCCATGCAAGTAACAATGTGACTGATGGTCTTAATGGCTATGATGTCGGCCAAAGCTCACAAGAGTCCTACTTTCACGCTGGTGATCGAGGGTACCACAAGCTATGGGATAGCCGATTATTTAATTATGCTAACTGGGAAGTTCTTCGCTTTCTTCTTTCCAACTTGAGATGGTGGCTTGAGGAGTTCCAGTTTGATGGGTTTCGATTTGATGGCGTCACATCAATGTTGTATCATCACCATGGAATCAATATGGCATTTTCCGGGAATTATAAGGAGTATTTCAGTGAAGCGACTGATGTTGATGCTGTTGTTTATTTGATGCTGGCCAATTGTCTGATTCACAACATATTGCCAGATGCAACTGTGATTGCTGAAGATGTCTCAGGTATGCCAGGTTTGGGTCAACCTGTGTCTGAGGGGGGAATCGGTTTTGATTACCGTCTGGCAATGGCCATCCCTGACAAGTGGATTGATTActtgaagaacaagaaggatGAGGGGTGGTCAATGAAAGAAATATCATTGACCTTGACAAACAGGAGATACACGGAAAAATGCATATCATATGCTGAGAGTCATGATCAG GCCATTGTGGGTGACAAGACCATTGCATTTCTTTTAATGGATAAAGAAATGTATACTGGCATGTCTTGTTTGATGGAAGCTTCTCCTGTTATTGAGCGAGGGATTGCCCTTCACAAG ATGATTCATTTTATAACGATGGCATTAGGAGGCGATGGTTATCTAAACTTTATGGGCAATGAG TTTGGTCATCCTGACTGGATTGACTTCCCAAGAGAAGGCAATGGTTGGAGTTATGAAAAATGCAGACGACAGTGGAGCTTGGTGGATACAGATCACTTGAGATTCAAG TTCATGAATGAATTTCATAGAGCTATGAATTTGCTTGATGATAAATTTTCATTCCTTGCATCGACAAAACAGATTGTGAGCAGCACTGATGAAGAAGACAAG GTTATTGTGTTTGAGCGTGGAGATCTAGTTTTTGTGTTCAATTTTCATCCAGAGAATACATATGATGG GTATAAAGTTGGGTGCGATTTGCCAGGAAAGTATAGAGTAGCCTTGGACAGTGATGCTTCAGAATTCGGTGGACGGGGAAGA GTGGGTCATGATGTAGACCATTTCACATCCCCAGAAGGAGCACCGGGGGTGCCAGAAACAAATTTCAACAATCGTCCAAACTCCTTCAAGGTGTTGTCACCACCCCGCACTTGTGTG gtttaTTATAGGGTTGAGGAAAATCTAGAAGATGGTGATACTGAGGAGCTGGCTAATGGAAATAAAATAGTGGCAGCAGATGTGGCTTTGCAGGAGGGTGCCGAAGAAGCAGATGCGGCGATACAGGAGCATATTGAAGAATCAACCTTAATTGATGATATTGGCTCAGATAAAACTGGGGATGTTGAAGTTGAGATGGGGGATGTGTCATCAGATGACTGA
- the LOC122657900 gene encoding 1,4-alpha-glucan-branching enzyme 1, chloroplastic/amyloplastic-like isoform X3, with translation MEPYKDHLRFRTGRYVEQKELIGKYEGSLEEFAQGYLKFGFNREEDCIVYREWAPAAQEAQVIGDFNGWDGSNHRMEKDQFGVWTIKISDSGGNPAIPHNSKVKFRFKHGNGVWVDRIPAWIKYATVDPTRFAAPYDGVYWDPPPSQRYEFKHPRPLKPEAPRIYEAHVGMSSSELRVNSYREFADDVLPRIRSNNYNTVQLMAIKEHSYYGSFGYHVTNFFAVSSRSGTPEDLKYLIDKAHSLGLRVLMDVVHSHASNNVTDGLNGYDVGQSSQESYFHAGDRGYHKLWDSRLFNYANWEVLRFLLSNLRWWLEEFQFDGFRFDGVTSMLYHHHGINMAFSGNYKEYFSEATDVDAVVYLMLANCLIHNILPDATVIAEDVSGMPGLGQPVSEGGIGFDYRLAMAIPDKWIDYLKNKKDEGWSMKEISLTLTNRRYTEKCISYAESHDQAIVGDKTIAFLLMDKEMYTGMSCLMEASPVIERGIALHKMIHFITMALGGDGYLNFMGNEFGHPDWIDFPREGNGWSYEKCRRQWSLVDTDHLRFKFMNEFHRAMNLLDDKFSFLASTKQIVSSTDEEDKVIVFERGDLVFVFNFHPENTYDGYKVGCDLPGKYRVALDSDASEFGGRGRVGHDVDHFTSPEGAPGVPETNFNNRPNSFKVLSPPRTCVVYYRVEENLEDGDTEELANGNKIVAADVALQEGAEEADAAIQEHIEESTLIDDIGSDKTGDVEVEMGDVSSDD, from the exons ATGGAGCCATATAAAGATCACTTGAGATTTAGAACAGGGAGGTATGTGGAGCAGAAGGAGCTCATTGGGAAATATGAAGGAAGTCTTGAAGAATTTGCTCAAG GTTATCTGAAGTTTGGATTTAACAGAGAAGAAGATTGCATTGTGTACCGTGAGTGGGCTCCTGCAGCACA GGAAGCACAAGTTATTGGGGACTTCAATGGATGGGATGGTTCCAACCACAGAATGGAGAAGGACCAGTTTGGTGTTTGGACTATCAAGATTTCTGATTCTGGTGGAAATCCAGCCATTCCACACAATTCTAAGGTCAAGTTCCGTTTCAAGCATGGGAATGGAGTTTGGGTTGATCGAATTCCTGCATGGATAAAATATGCCACTGTAGACCCCACCAGATTTGCAGCACCATATGATGGAGTGTACTGGGACCCCCCACCTTCACAAAG GTATGAATTCAAACATCCTCGTCCCCTAAAGCCCGAGGCCCCGCGTATATATGAGGCTCATGTTGGAATGAGTAGCTCAGAACTCCGCGTAAATTCATATAGAGAATTTGCTGATGATGTGTTGCCCCGTATACGGTCAAATAACTATAACACTGTCCAGTTGATGGCTATTAAGGAACATTCCTACTATGGATCCTTCGGTTATCATGTTACAAACTTTTTTGCTGTTAGCAGTAGATCTGGGACCCCTGAGGACCTCAAATATCTCATTGACAAAGCTCACAGCTTAGGTTTGCGGGTTCTGATGGATGTTGTTCACAGCCATGCAAGTAACAATGTGACTGATGGTCTTAATGGCTATGATGTCGGCCAAAGCTCACAAGAGTCCTACTTTCACGCTGGTGATCGAGGGTACCACAAGCTATGGGATAGCCGATTATTTAATTATGCTAACTGGGAAGTTCTTCGCTTTCTTCTTTCCAACTTGAGATGGTGGCTTGAGGAGTTCCAGTTTGATGGGTTTCGATTTGATGGCGTCACATCAATGTTGTATCATCACCATGGAATCAATATGGCATTTTCCGGGAATTATAAGGAGTATTTCAGTGAAGCGACTGATGTTGATGCTGTTGTTTATTTGATGCTGGCCAATTGTCTGATTCACAACATATTGCCAGATGCAACTGTGATTGCTGAAGATGTCTCAGGTATGCCAGGTTTGGGTCAACCTGTGTCTGAGGGGGGAATCGGTTTTGATTACCGTCTGGCAATGGCCATCCCTGACAAGTGGATTGATTActtgaagaacaagaaggatGAGGGGTGGTCAATGAAAGAAATATCATTGACCTTGACAAACAGGAGATACACGGAAAAATGCATATCATATGCTGAGAGTCATGATCAG GCCATTGTGGGTGACAAGACCATTGCATTTCTTTTAATGGATAAAGAAATGTATACTGGCATGTCTTGTTTGATGGAAGCTTCTCCTGTTATTGAGCGAGGGATTGCCCTTCACAAG ATGATTCATTTTATAACGATGGCATTAGGAGGCGATGGTTATCTAAACTTTATGGGCAATGAG TTTGGTCATCCTGACTGGATTGACTTCCCAAGAGAAGGCAATGGTTGGAGTTATGAAAAATGCAGACGACAGTGGAGCTTGGTGGATACAGATCACTTGAGATTCAAG TTCATGAATGAATTTCATAGAGCTATGAATTTGCTTGATGATAAATTTTCATTCCTTGCATCGACAAAACAGATTGTGAGCAGCACTGATGAAGAAGACAAG GTTATTGTGTTTGAGCGTGGAGATCTAGTTTTTGTGTTCAATTTTCATCCAGAGAATACATATGATGG GTATAAAGTTGGGTGCGATTTGCCAGGAAAGTATAGAGTAGCCTTGGACAGTGATGCTTCAGAATTCGGTGGACGGGGAAGA GTGGGTCATGATGTAGACCATTTCACATCCCCAGAAGGAGCACCGGGGGTGCCAGAAACAAATTTCAACAATCGTCCAAACTCCTTCAAGGTGTTGTCACCACCCCGCACTTGTGTG gtttaTTATAGGGTTGAGGAAAATCTAGAAGATGGTGATACTGAGGAGCTGGCTAATGGAAATAAAATAGTGGCAGCAGATGTGGCTTTGCAGGAGGGTGCCGAAGAAGCAGATGCGGCGATACAGGAGCATATTGAAGAATCAACCTTAATTGATGATATTGGCTCAGATAAAACTGGGGATGTTGAAGTTGAGATGGGGGATGTGTCATCAGATGACTGA